The following coding sequences are from one Salvia hispanica cultivar TCC Black 2014 chromosome 3, UniMelb_Shisp_WGS_1.0, whole genome shotgun sequence window:
- the LOC125216081 gene encoding G-type lectin S-receptor-like serine/threonine-protein kinase At2g19130, whose protein sequence is MIMRTFPRVILALIILCFSNNNFLSHAADTLSPNQTLSGDQTIVSSGGNFELGFFSPGKSSKYYIGIWYGKITEKTVIWVANREAPISDKNSAQLKISEGNLMLINESQIEVWSTGLSTTDSRSYASAVLLDDGNLVLRQGLGSNSSSPAQYLWESFDNPSHTWMPGGKIGYNKITKKKQSLTSWKNSEDPSPGLFTHEPDLNQSQYVLRRNNSEYWASGAWDGLIFSGIPEMRTARRSGYDYTFVNNENESYYMYKIRDSSLLSRQILDISGQLKQLMWVGAGWNVYWYQPKQCEVPAYCGEFGVCTEPSFPFCSCLEGFKHRFEDEWELNDFSAGCVREDALECGDADRRKDEYKMSPGMGLPQYSRLLRVESRGECESACSIDCSCTAYAYDEGGCSLWDGGILNLKWVGEGNSSGRTIYIRLSAYSSVVRGQKSDKGVIIGAAVGCSVVALVMLAVLTAMWERRRRSVGTNKVLEGSLVAFKYKDLQNATKNFSDKLGGGGFGSVYRGTLPNSTVVAVKKLESVNQGEKQFRAEVGTIGTIQHVNLVRLLGLCREGEKQLLVYEYLQNGSLDLHLFKADESKVLEWSTRYQIALGIARGLLYLHEKCRDCIIHCDIKPENILLDADFCPKVGDFGLAKLIGRDFSRVLTTMRGTRGYLAPEWLSGVAITTKADVYSYGMLLFELVSGKRNTEFSADDNATFFPSLAASVTVNGGDIPGLVDPSLNGDADEEEVSTICKVACWCVQDDELMRPSMSRVVQILEGIVAVSPPSIPQGLKVLLAARPEHIVFYTDSSITAN, encoded by the coding sequence ATGATCATGAGAACCTTTCCTAGGGTGATTCTTGCTCTGATCATCCTATGTTTCAgcaacaacaattttttatccCATGCAGCTGACACCCTTTCACCAAACCAAACTCTCTCCGGTGATCAAACCATCGTTTCCTCGGGTGGAAATTTCGAGCTCGGGTTTTTCTCTCCAGGTAAATCTTCCAAGTACTACATAGGAATATGGTACGGAAAAATCACTGAGAAAACTGTGATCTGGGTTGCCAATAGAGAAGCTCCCATTTCAGACAAGAACTCTGCCCAACTCAAGATTTCAGAAGGTAATCTGATGCTCATAAACGAATCCCAAATCGAGGTTTGGTCAACTGGTTTAAGCACCACAGATTCAAGAAGTTATGCATCTGCTGTGCTTCTTGATGATGGGAACTTAGTTTTAAGACAAGGGTTAGGTTCGAATTCTTCATCTCCAGCACAATATTTATGGGAAAGTTTTGATAACCCTTCTCATACATGGATGCCTGGTGGAAAAATAGGGTATAACAAGATTACTAAAAAGAAGCAAAGTCTTACATCATGGAAAAACTCAGAGGATCCTTCTCCTGGATTGTTCACCCACGAGCCGGATCTAAATCAGAGCCAATATGTACTTAGGAGGAATAACAGTGAGTATTGGGCTAGTGGAGCTTGGGATGGTTTGATTTTTAGTGGAATACCTGAAATGAGGACGGCTCGTAGGTCTGGATATGATTACACCTTCGTTAACAATGAGAACGAGAGCTATTACATGTACAAGATTCGTGATTCATCACTTCTCTCAAGGCAGATCCTGGATATCTCGGGGCAGTTGAAGCAGCTAATGTGGGTGGGAGCTGGCTGGAACGTGTACTGGTATCAGCCGAAACAGTGTGAAGTTCCTGCTTATTGTGGAGAGTTTGGTGTGTGCACTGAGCCCTCGTTTCCATTCTGTAGTTGTTTGGAGGGATTCAAGCATAGGTTTGAAGATGAATGGGAGTTGAATGATTTCTCTGCTGGTTGTGTGAGAGAGGATGCGTTGGAGTGTGGGGATGCTGATAGGAGAAAGGATGAGTATAAGATGAGTCCCGGCATGGGGTTACCTCAGTACTCTCGACTGTTGAGAGTCGAGAGCAGAGGCGAATGTGAATCAGCCTGCTCAATTGATTGCTCTTGCACGGCTTATGCATATGATGAAGGCGGATGTTCACTTTGGGATGGAGGGATATTGAATCTAAAATGGGTTGGTGAAGGAAATAGCAGTGGGAGGACCATCTACATTAGACTTTCTGCTTATTCCTCAGTGGTCCGAGGCCAAAAGAGTGATAAAGGTGTCATAATTGGTGCTGCAGTCGGTTGCTCTGTGGTGGCGTTGGTCATGTTAGCTGTTTTGACTGCAATGTGGGAGAGGCGCAGACGAAGTGTTGGGACAAATAAAGTGCTGGAGGGTTCTCTGGTGGCCTTTAAATACAAAGATTTGCAGAACGCAACTAAGAATTTCTCAGACAAGTTGGGTGGAGGGGGTTTCGGATCGGTTTATAGGGGAACTTTACCTAATTCAACGGTTGTGGCTGTGAAGAAACTTGAGAGCGTTAACCAAGGCGAGAAGCAGTTCAGGGCAGAAGTAGGCACCATTGGCACAATTCAACATGTGAATCTTGTTAGGCTTCTTGGATTATGTCGTGAAGGCGAGAAGCAGTTGTTAGTCTATGAGTACCTGCAAAATGGTTCCTTAGATTTGCATCTATTCAAAGCCGATGAGTCTAAGGTTTTGGAGTGGAGTACGAGGTATCAGATCGCGCTGGGAATAGCTAGAGGGCTATTGTACCTCCACGAGAAGTGCAGGGACTGCATCATTCACTGTGATATAAAGCCGGAGAACATTCTTCTTGATGCCGACTTCTGTCCCAAGGTGGGAGATTTCGGCTTGGCAAAGCTCATTGGTCGTGATTTTAGCCGGGTTCTGACAACAATGCGAGGAACTAGAGGTTACCTTGCACCTGAGTGGTTATCAGGAGTTGCCATCACAACTAAAGCAGATGTATACAGCTATGGGATGTTGCTATTTGAGCTTGTATCAGGAAAGCGAAACACAGAGTTTTCAGCTGATGATAATGCTACCTTCTTCCCTTCATTGGCTGCGAGTGTGACAGTAAACGGAGGTGACATACCTGGTCTTGTGGACCCTTCATTGAATGGAGATGCTGATGAAGAAGAGGTGTCGACAATATGCAAAGTCGCTTGCTGGTGTGTTCAGGATGATGAACTCATGAGACCTTCAATGAGTCGTGTCGTGCAGATTCTCGAGGGCATTGTGGCTGTGAGCCCGCCTTCGATTCCACAGGGTCTCAAAGTCCTATTAGCTGCAAGACCAGAACACATTGTCTTCTACACTGATTCCTCCATAACAGCAAATTAG
- the LOC125212328 gene encoding G-type lectin S-receptor-like serine/threonine-protein kinase At2g19130 — protein sequence MSSSIINLQLHVFYSQSLNSFAHHSTLQVLSLNLSLSLSAMIMGTYTSMILALIILCLSNNKFLSHAADTLSPNQTLSGDQTIVSSGGKFELGFFSPGKSSKYYIGIWYRNITEKEKTVIWVANREAPISEKHSALLKFSKGNLMLVNESQIDIWTTGLSITDSRSSASAVLLDDGNLVLRKAFGSNSSSPALYLWENYNNPSHTWMPGARIGYNKITKKKQILTSWRNSEDPAPGLFTLEADLNKSQNVLRRNNSEQYWASGAWDRVIFSGVPEMRAALKFGYNFTYVDNENESYYMYTIRDPTIISRQILDVTGQVKQLMWIGNDWNVYWSAPKQCEVPAYCGEFGCVRENALECGDADRRKDEFMMSPDMGLPQYSRLLSVESRGECESACSSDCSCTAYAYDEGRCSLWDGGILNLQWVGEGNSSGRTIYIRLSAYSSVFRGQKSDKGVIIGAAVGCSMVASVMFAVLAALWKRRRQRAGTNKVVEGSLVAFKYRDLQNATTKFSDKLGGGGFGSVYRGALPNSTVVAVKKLESANQGEKQFRAEVGTIGTIQHVNLVRLLGLCCEGEKQLLVYEYLQNGSLDLHLFKADESKVLGWSTRYQIALGIARGLLYLHEKCRDCIIHCDIKPENILLDADFCPKVGDFGLAKLIGRDFSRVLTTMRGTRGYLAPEWLSGVAITTKADVYSYGMLLFELVSGRRNTQLSADNNATFFPSLAASVTINGSDISGLLDPSLNGDADEEEVSKICKVACWCVQDDEHMRPSTSQVVQILEGVVAVSTPPIPQGFKVLLAAKPEHIVFFTDSSTTAN from the exons ATGTCTTCATCAATTATTAATCTGCAACTTCACGTATTTTATAGTCAAAGTTTGAACTCCTTTGCTCATCATTCAACCCTCCAAGTCCTCTCTCTAaatctctctctatctctctcagCCATGATCATGGGAACCTATACTAGCATGATTCTTGCTCTGATCATCCTATGTTTGAGCAACAACAAATTTTTGTCCCATGCAGCTGACACCCTTTCACCAAACCAAACTCTCTCCGGTGATCAAACCATCGTTTCCTCGGGTGGCAAATTCGAGCTCGGATTTTTCTCTCCAGGTAAATCTTCCAAGTACTACATAGGAATATGGTACAGAAATATCACTGAGAAAGAGAAAACTGTGATCTGGGTTGCAAATAGAGAAGCTCCCATTTCAGAAAAGCACTCCGCCCTACTCAAGTTTTCTAAAGGTAATCTGATGCTCGTAAACGAATCCCAAATTGATATTTGGACAACTGGTTTAAGCATCACGGATTCAAGAAGTTCTGCATCTGCTGTGCTTCTTGATGATGGGAACTTGGTTTTAAGAAAAGCATTCGGCTCCAATTCTTCATCTCCGGCACTATATTTATgggaaaattataataacCCTTCTCATACATGGATGCCTGGTGCAAGAATTGGGTATAACAAGATtactaaaaagaaacaaattctTACATCATGGAGAAACTCAGAGGATCCTGCTCCTGGATTGTTCACACTCGAGGCGGATCTAAATAAGAGCCAAAATGTTTTAAGGAGGAATAATAGTGAGCAGTATTGGGCTAGTGGAGCTTGGGATCGTGTGATTTTTAGTGGAGTGCCCGAAATGAGGGCGGCTCTTAAGTTTGGGTACAATTTCACCTACGTTGACAATGAGAATGAGAGTTATTACATGTACACGATTCGCGATCCAACAATTATCTCAAGGCAGATTCTGGATGTGACGGGACAAGTGAAGCAGCTAATGTGGATAGGAAATGACTGGAACGTGTACTGGTCTGCACCGAAGCAGTGTGAAGTTCCAGCTTATTGTGGGGAGTTTG GttgtgtgagagagaatgCTTTGGAGTGCGGGGATGCTGATAGGAGAAAAGATGAGTTTATGATGAGTCCTGACATGGGGTTGCCTCAGTACTCTCGACTGTTGAGTGTCGAGAGCAGAGGCGAATGTGAATCCGCCTGCTCAAGTGATTGCTCTTGCACGGCTTATGCATATGACGAAGGCAGATGTTCGCTTTGGGATGGAGGCATATTGAATCTGCAATGGGTTGGTGAAGGAAATAGCAGTGGGAGGACTATCTACATTAGACTTTCTGCTTATTCCTCGGTATTCCGAGGCCAAAAGAGTGATAAGGGTGTCATAATTGGTGCCGCAGTGGGTTGTTCCATGGTTGCGTCGGTCATGTTTGCAGTTTTGGCTGCACTGTGGAAGAGGCGGAGACAAAGAGCTGGGACAAATAAAGTGGTGGAGGGTTCTTTGGTGGCCTTTAAATACAGAGATTTGCAGAATGCAACTACGAAGTTCTCAGATAAGTTGGGTGGAGGGGGTTTTGGATCGGTTTATAGAGGAGCTTTACCTAATTCGACCGTTGTGGCTGTGAAGAAACTCGAGAGCGCTAACCAAGGCGAAAAGCAGTTCAGGGCAGAAGTAGGCACCATTGGCACAATCCAACATGTGAATCTTGTTAGGCTTCTTGGATTATGTTGTGAAGGCGAGAAGCAGTTGTTAGTCTATGAGTACCTGCAAAATGGTTCCTTAGATTTGCATCTATTCAAAGCCGATGAGTCTAAGGTTTTGGGATGGAGTACGAGGTATCAGATCGCACTAGGAATAGCAAGAGGGCTATTGTACCTCCATGAGAAGTGCAGGGACTGCATCATTCACTGTGATATAAAGCCGGAGAACATTCTTCTTGATGCTGACTTCTGTCCCAAGGTGGGAGATTTCGGCTTGGCAAAGCTCATTGGTCGTGATTTTAGCCGGGTTCTGACAACAATGCGAGGAACTAGAGGTTACCTTGCACCTGAGTGGTTATCAGGAGTTGCCATCACAACTAAAGCAGATGTATACAGCTACGGGATGTTGCTATTTGAGCTTGTATCAGGAAGGCGAAACACACAGCTTTCAGCTGATAATAATGCTACCTTCTTCCCTTCATTGGCTGCAAGTGTGACGATAAACGGAAGTGACATATCTGGTCTTCTAGACCCTTCGCTGAATGGAGATGCTGATGAAGAAGAGGTGTCGAAAATATGCAAAGTCGCTTGCTGGTGCGTTCAGGATGATGAACACATGAGACCTTCAACGAGTCAGGTTGTGCAGATTCTTGAGGGAGTTGTGGCTGTGAGCACACCTCCGATTCCACAGGGTTTCAAAGTCCTATTAGCTGCAAAACCAGAACACATAGTCTTCTTCACTGATTCCTCAACAACAGCAAACTAG
- the LOC125212329 gene encoding 5' exonuclease Apollo-like, translating into MESGMISVDRWAAGSQAYFLTHLHADHTAGLSGAWRRGPLFCSRLTAKLIPCKFPGFDVSLLRIVEIGTWHSLSLTSPSSRSIVEFLFKAIDAQHCPGSVMYLFRGESGCTLHTGDFRWESNSLGTENGRAVLLDALKDQTLDTLYLDNTYCNPQYSFPSREVASKQIVDIIMSHPNDEVVIAIDSLGKEDLLLYISQALNMKIWVWPERLQIMHLLGFHENFTTQTSLTRIRAIPRYSFKTDTLNKLNEFRGPTIGIMPSGIPWAVATKDGNTVGASASHVNEKECSKNTESCSEIHGLGGNSGNTTKYYEVHYSDHSCYSEIQEFIELLRPVNIKGIVSSRSCCINPRYYFGHLCGPEQALWRVQQKLDYEEDLRRAEVAEIKPIADDVSHVSGRKRKNDHMKFFGIRISRVSLLGRLSRGARITSTESCSE; encoded by the exons ATGGAGAGCGGAATGATATCGGTCGACAGATGGGCGGCCGGAAGCCAGGCCTACTTCCTGACGCACCTCCACGCCGACCACACCGCTGGTCTCTCCGGCGCGTGGCGGCGCGGTCCCCTCTTCTGCTCCCGCCTCACTGCCAAGCTTATCCCCTGCAAGTTCCCGGGTTTCGATGTCTCTCTCCTCCGCATCGTCGAAATCGGCACCTGGCATTCGCTTTCCCTGACTTCTCCTTCGTCTCGCTCCATCGTCGAATTTTTGTTCAAGGCGATTGATGCTCAGCATTGTCCTG GTTCAGTTATGTACTTGTTTCGTGGTGAATCTGGCTGTACGCTTCATACTGGGGATTTTCGATGGGAATCAAATAGTTTAGGCACTGAAAATGGAAGGGCTGTGTTGCTTGATGCTCTCAAGGATCAGACACTCGATACTCTCTATTTGGATAATACTTACTGCAACCCACAATACTCGTTTCCTTCTCGTGAAGTGGCTTCCAAGCAG ATTGTTGATATTATCATGTCTCATCCAAACGATGAAGTAGTTATTGCGATAGACTCATTGGGAAAGGAAGACCTTCTGCTCTATATATCACAAGCACTGAACATGAAG ATTTGGGTATGGCCTGAACGATTACAAATTATGCATCTACTTGGATTTCACGAGAATTTCACGACCCAGACCTCTCTTACTAGAATCCGTGCTATTCCTCGTTACAGTTTTAAAACTGACACGCTTAACAAGTTGAATGAATTCCGTGGCCCAACCATAGGTATTATGCCATCTGGCATTCCATGGGCTGTGGCCACAAAAGATGGGAATACGGTTGGTGCTTCTGCATCTCATGTGAATGAAAAAGAGTGCAGCAAAAATACCGAAAGTTGCTCTGAGATACATGGGCTGGGTGGAAATTCAGGAAACACtacaaaatattatgaagtccATTACTCTGATCACTCATGCTATTCTGAGATACAAGAATTCATTGAGCTTCTCCGGCCTGTCAATATCAAAGGCATTGTGTCTTCAAGATCATGTTGCATTAACCCTCGTTACTACTTTGGCCACCTTTGTGGACCTGAGCAAGCTCTCTGGAGGGTACAGCAGAAACTTGATTACGAGGAAGATTTAAGGAGGGCTGAAGTTGCTGAAATAAAACCTATAGCAGATGATGTTTCTCATGTGTCAGGAAGGAAAAGGAAGAATGATCACATGAAGTTTTTTGGTATACGCATAAGTAGAGTAAGTTTGTTGGGGAGGTTGAGCCGTGGAGCTAGAATTACAAGTACGGAGTCTTGCTCCGAATGA
- the LOC125213402 gene encoding uncharacterized protein LOC125213402, whose amino-acid sequence MVRFSCFQAQSPKHKKTVPQSSEAMHKTLEDSPPKQALRNSSDLNTGNKPCLKEEKHTVDYFADHVTDYSPTEHDCGSEEMNGKDSTESDTNIHKNTQIRKCQSVGNGLNWEEQTLAADGSEEETEQKISFDGSGDHSRTELPESSDNNGPSLSDQYPDPLLSDSVQVGSDAKHMSIYSTGDGEQLLEEGNGKYDIAVSGEHGSDDVTPHTGHGIVKSRSLPRLGSPKHYSPSFIARPRSAEDLSTLDYRKKGMDGVGRQVPYQERHDAAHNDDDNIGENPADETDENYNYEGSAKDWIIPNMQKDTEGDTSFDNWDKLPAKDFQIKRIENWVINVQHCGPPEESNESDPSYDQETPKANPLLEDPTTSKVEVKVNPGMEAAKRYISSMNVSSTSAQLSNLGLQVIPFLSAFGSLKTLNLSGNAIARIAAGTLPRGLHVLNLSKNSISTIEGLRDLTRLRVLDLSYNRILRIGHGLGACSSIKELYLAGNKISEVEGLHRLLKLNVLDLRFNKISTTKCLGQLAANYNSLHALSLEGNPAQKNVGDEQLKKYVLSLLPNLTYYNRQSIKVGTTKDAADRSARLSSHQIDRGHRLESKTARKGMASQKGASTSSHSRKVQAGVSPKPTRSRHMRLPPSGMKTAGVGHQLDFSSKVPSLRTDFSFPRSRSEGNLGVL is encoded by the exons ATGGTCAGATTTTCATGCTTCCAAGCTCAGTCTCCCAAACATAAG AAAACGGTTCCACAATCTAGTGAAGCAATGCACAAAACTCTGGAAGATTCACCACCAAAGCAGGCTTTACGGAATTCTTCTGATCTAAATACAGGAAATAAGCCTTGCCTGAAAGAGGAGAAACACACAGTCGATTATTTTGCTGATCATGTGACTGACTACTCTCCAACCGAACATGACTGTGGATCTGAGGAAATGAATGGCAAAGACAGTACTGAAAGTGATACTAACATTCATAAGAACACACAAATTAGAAAGTGCCAGTCTGTGGGAAATGGATTAAATTGGGAAGAGCAAACCTTGGCTGCTGATGGCTCAGAGGAAGAAACAGAGCAGAAAATTTCATTTGATGGATCTGGAGATCATAGTAGGACAGAGTTGCCGGAAAGCAGTGATAATAATGGACCCAGCCTCTCAGATCAATATCCAGATCCTTTGCTATCTGATTCTGTTCAAGTTGGTTCTGATGCTAAACATATGTCTATATATTCAACTGGAGATGGAGAACAACTTCTAGAAGAAGGTAACGGGAAGTATGATATTGCTGTATCAGGTGAGCATGGTTCTGATGATGTTACACCACATACTGGACATGGTATAGTAAAATCACGTTCTTTACCTAGGTTGGGTTCCCCCAAGCATTACTCTCCATCCTTTATAGCGCGCCCTAGATCTGCTGAGGATTTGAGTACTCTAGATTATAGGAAGAAAGGGATGGATGGAGTTGGAAGGCAAGTGCCATATCAAGAAAGACATGATGCAGCGCATAATGATGATGACAATATAGGTGAAAATCCTGCTGATGAAACAGATgagaattataattatgaaGGTTCAGCAAAGGACTGGATAATACCTAACATGCAGAAAGATACAGAAGGAGACACTTCTTTTGATAATTGGGACAAATTACCCGCTAAGGACTTCCAGATAAAGCGAATTGAGAATTGGGTCATCAACGTTCAGCACTGTGGCCCACCAGAAGAATCTAATGAGTCTGATCCAAGCTATGATCAAGAGACACCCAAAGCCAATCCCTTATTGGAGGATCCCACCACTTCAAAGGTGGAAGTCAAGGTCAACCCTGGAATGGAAGCAGCAAAAAGATACATCTCTTCTATGAACGTCTCATCTACATCAGCTCAGCTGAGTAACCTTGGGTTACAAGTGATCCCCTTCCTCAGTGCTTTTGGGAGCCTCAAAACCCTTAATCTGTCTGGAAATGCTATAG CAAGGATAGCTGCTGGTACTCTTCCTCGAGGACTCCATGTTCTGAACCTCTCAAAAAACAGTATCTCCACCATTGAAGGATTGCGGGATCTTACACGACTCCGTGTGCTTGATCTTAGCTATAATCGCATTTTAAGAATCGGGCATG GCCTCGGAGCTTGTTCCTCCATCAAGGAGTTATACTTAGCTGGCAACAAGATCAGTGAGGTCGAAGGTCTTCACCGCCTCCTCAAACTGAACGTTCTCGATCTGCGTTTCAACAAAATCTCCACAACCAAATGTCTTGGCCAGCTCGCGGCTAATTACAACTCCCTGCATGCCCTCAGCCTGGAAGGGAACCCAGCTCAGAAGAACGTAGGCGACGAACAGCTAAAAAAGTACGTGCTGAGCCTTCTCCCCAACCTCACATACTACAACAGACAATCCATCAAAGTCGGGACAACAAAGGACGCAGCAGACCGGTCAGCCCGATTGAGCTCCCACCAAATCGACCGTGGCCACCGACTGGAATCCAAGACTGCGAGGAAGGGCATGGCTTCTCAGAAGGGAGCATCTACTTCGAGCCATAGCCGGAAAGTTCAAGCTGGGGTCTCACCGAAGCCAACAAGGAGCCGCCACATGCGCCTGCCTCCGAGTGGGATGAAGACAGCGGGCGTGGGGCATCAGCTCGACTTTAGCAGCAAGGTCCCGAGCTTGAGGACGGATTTCTCCTTTCCCCGGAGCCGGAGCGAGGGAAATCTTGGAgtgctttaa
- the LOC125212301 gene encoding frataxin, mitochondrial yields MAFRSLRRTVLRALRPLQSSSYSAAATETSSLFSLSNYSAESSTSANYSRPNFSCISISCRRLSSLTKEEPHGPNAVDYCSLLTEEEYHKLANSTIHDLLEKLEEYGDSVDIDGFDVDYGNEVLTLKLGDFGTYVINKQTPNRQIWMSSPVSGPSRFDWDQKAEAWIYKRTKQNLFKVLETELEKLCKNPISLS; encoded by the exons ATGGCGTTTCGATCGCTGAGAAGAACGGTGTTGAGAGCTCTGAGGCCTCTACAATCGTCGTCTTATTCAGCCGCAGCAACGGAAACTTCATCGCTGTTTTCACTCTCTAACTACTCAGCTGAATCTTCAACTTCTGCCAATTATTCGCGCCCAAATTTCTCGTGCATTAGCATCTCCTGCCGCCGTCTCTCCTCTCTCACCAAAGAGGAACCTCACGGACCTAACGCGGTTGACTATTG CTCGTTGTTGACGGAAGAAGAGTATCACAAGCTGGCTAATTCCACCATCCATGATTTGCTTGAGAAGCTCGAG GAATATGGTGACTCTGTGGACATTGATGGATTTGACGTTGACTATGGG AACGAGGTCCTCACTTTGAAGCTTGGGGATTTCGGGACTTATGTCATAAACAAGCAAACGCCAAATAGACAGATATGGATGTCGTCTCCAGTGAG TGGCCCATCTCGTTTTGACTGGGATCAGAAAGCTGAAGCTTGGATTTATAAGCGAACGAAGCAAAACCTTTTTAAAGTTCTGGAAACCGAGTTAGAAAAGCTGTGCAAGAACCCTATCAGCCTTTCTTGA